One window of the Natronomonas marina genome contains the following:
- a CDS encoding DUF5830 family protein gives MDRETDPVELGVQLLARLEDGELPLPAVIDRIETITTHPETTRAILEEAEKRGHIVRDGETVKPAGGRFLSFESEVVSRDGDFECRRCGAAISTGYFMKLEAGEHGPFGSSCIRKVTGRE, from the coding sequence GTGGACCGCGAGACCGATCCCGTCGAGTTGGGCGTGCAACTGCTGGCCCGCCTCGAGGACGGCGAACTCCCGCTGCCCGCGGTCATCGACCGCATCGAGACGATCACGACCCACCCGGAGACGACGCGGGCCATCCTGGAGGAAGCCGAGAAGCGCGGCCACATCGTCCGCGACGGCGAGACTGTAAAGCCCGCCGGCGGCCGGTTTCTCAGTTTCGAGAGCGAGGTCGTCTCCAGGGACGGCGACTTCGAGTGCCGGCGCTGCGGGGCCGCCATCTCGACGGGCTACTTCATGAAACTGGAGGCCGGCGAACACGGCCCGTTCGGCTCCTCGTGCATCCGGAAGGTGACCGGCCGGGAGTGA
- a CDS encoding DUF7115 domain-containing protein encodes MDELPDRLREAAGDDPVIGTVDIGGGDALVVTPARTHLYRSEGLLSDESVESFHHDVTRLAVETGRRKCSLTLESIDGERSFTVPAKVADAVVEAVLEGILRTTGVVDPDETVEAQFRFSDLTLVVTDTTLFKHVGPSVWNEDFEMFDYESLTDLAFEEGSVATQVVLGVGGRQHRVKVPNEQAGRVRREVQSAVFDYHGVSSLGGLRDAVDVEGDETESGTEPDPDPGVTEPAAESTDSDALSGTDWSPPADQDVTGPRGGTGRDTSAEAGTSEAGSTAEATGDDAGDADPAVARLADRVDDLEAQLERQNELLEEQKAAIEQLVEELRRGR; translated from the coding sequence ATGGACGAACTCCCGGACCGGCTCCGCGAGGCGGCCGGCGACGACCCGGTCATCGGAACCGTCGACATCGGCGGCGGCGACGCGCTCGTCGTCACGCCTGCCCGGACCCACCTCTACCGTTCGGAGGGGCTGCTCTCCGACGAGAGCGTCGAGTCGTTCCACCACGACGTGACGCGGCTCGCCGTCGAGACGGGCCGCCGGAAGTGCTCTCTGACACTCGAGTCCATCGACGGCGAGCGGAGCTTCACCGTCCCCGCCAAGGTCGCCGACGCCGTCGTCGAGGCGGTGCTGGAGGGGATCCTCCGGACCACCGGCGTCGTCGACCCCGACGAGACCGTCGAGGCGCAGTTCCGGTTCAGCGACCTCACGCTCGTCGTCACCGACACGACACTGTTCAAGCACGTCGGCCCCTCGGTGTGGAACGAGGACTTCGAGATGTTCGACTACGAGAGCCTCACCGACCTCGCTTTCGAGGAGGGCAGCGTCGCCACGCAGGTCGTCCTCGGCGTCGGGGGCCGCCAGCACCGGGTGAAGGTGCCGAACGAGCAGGCCGGACGCGTCCGCCGGGAAGTCCAGAGCGCCGTCTTCGACTACCACGGCGTCTCCTCGCTGGGCGGCCTCCGGGACGCCGTCGACGTCGAGGGCGACGAGACGGAGTCGGGGACGGAACCGGACCCCGACCCGGGCGTCACCGAACCCGCTGCCGAATCGACCGACTCGGACGCCCTCTCGGGAACCGACTGGTCGCCGCCGGCCGACCAGGACGTCACCGGTCCCCGCGGCGGGACCGGCCGCGACACGAGCGCCGAGGCCGGGACATCCGAAGCGGGGTCGACCGCCGAAGCGACCGGCGACGACGCCGGCGACGCGGACCCGGCGGTGGCTCGCCTCGCGGACCGGGTCGACGACCTCGAGGCGCAACTGGAACGGCAGAACGAACTGCTCGAAGAGCAGAAAGCCGCCATCGAGCAGCTCGTCGAGGAGCTCCGTCGCGGGCGGTGA